CCTCGACGACGACGTGCTGGCCGAGCTCGAGGCGGCGGTCCCGCGGGACGCGGTCGTCGGCAGCCGGTACGGCGACATGTCGAGCATCGACGCCTGACACCCCCTCGCGGACGTCATGCGCTGCGGCGCCCCCGACCGCCGGGGCGCATGACGTCCGGCGTCAGTCGGACAGCTCGACCAGGCGCGCCCGCAGACCGGCGACGCAGCCGGCCATCATGCGCGCGTGGTTCCACCGCAGGAGCGGGTCGAGGAGCCGCAGGAGCACGCCGGGCACCCGGCCGAACCAGCCGCCCAGGTCGACCTCCTGCCGGTAGTCGAGCCGGGACCCGCCGTCGGTCGCGACCACGGTGAAGCGCGCCGTACCCACCAGGTCGCCGTCGATCGCCACCTCCAGCGTCGGGAGGTCGCGCCCGGCGGCGCGCAGGTGGAGCTCGAGGTCGTAGGGCAGCGTCGAGCGGCAGAGCACCACGGCGTCGTCGTCGCCCAGCCGGCCGACGGCGACGACCTGGGGCCACCAGTCGACGTACGCCGCGAGATCGAGCAGCACCGCCGCGACGGCGTCGGGCGGGTGGGGCAGCGCCCAGCGCTCGGTGAAGACGTACGCCGCCACGCGGGCCTCAGCCGGCCGCGGCGCGGAACGCCGGGCGGCGCATCCACGAGGTGACGAGCGGGCGGTACCCCATCGAGGCCCAGAACGGCGTCGACCAGCCGCTCGCCCCGGCGTGGTGGAGCAGCATCGCCGCCCAGCCCTCCTCGGCGGCGCGCGCG
This Nocardioides alkalitolerans DNA region includes the following protein-coding sequences:
- a CDS encoding polyketide cyclase codes for the protein MAAYVFTERWALPHPPDAVAAVLLDLAAYVDWWPQVVAVGRLGDDDAVVLCRSTLPYDLELHLRAAGRDLPTLEVAIDGDLVGTARFTVVATDGGSRLDYRQEVDLGGWFGRVPGVLLRLLDPLLRWNHARMMAGCVAGLRARLVELSD